TATTTATATAAATAACCATCAAATTTTAAAATTTTGAATTTATCATTAATAGGGTTCTTATAAATTGAAAACTCAAAGGTTTGATTCATAGAGTCAATAACTACCTTCTTACTATCTGGTTTTTCGCTATAATTGAAATAGTAGAGTTTTTCATTATGCAACTTTTTAAAGTCAGTAGTTGTTTTTAAAGAAATAAATTTTTGTTCTGCACTATTTTCTTTAGCAAATTTTTCAGGCTTATATATGACAGAACCAATATGATTAATTACTTGCTTTATAATAATAATAGCTGCTTGAGTTCCTATGCTTTCAATACCAACACTATCTATCTCCTTTAATTTTATTTTAGATCCTAGTACTAAAGTTGATTTTGGTTTTATTCGACCTATTTCGCCTATACCATTAGAATCTTTATAATAATAAGTTGTTGTTTTTTTTGGTTTCTTTTTTCTAGTATCTGTTGAAGTTTGACTAAATGTACTTATTGAGAAAAAGATTAGAAATGAAAGTAAAAGTTTACTTGAATTCATAGAAAATTAGATTAGTTAGTAATGCTTAAAAATAAAATATTTTTCAGTACAAAGTGTACCTAATAATGGGTAAATAAAAAAGGATTGCAAGAAGAAATTCTTACAATCCTTTAATTATTTGGTTGATTTTTTTGAACTTAGATATTAAGCTTCGTTATATCCTCCTCTACCATCACAAACTAAAATTCCACAGTGATCGTATTGACAAGTTTCTCCGTTCATTGCTGTTTTACAAAAGTTAATACAAGCTTGTCTTGGATCTACTAGAGTTAATCTTCCTCCGCCGATTTCTTGTTGAGCAACTTTACTTAATGTCTTTCCTAAGTTTAAAATGTTTTTTTTCATTTTAGAATAATTTATTTTGTTAATTACGGTAAAGATTGTGAAGATTAAAGCCAGTTACAATAGTGATTGTAAAAGCGTATCTCTTTTTTTCAAATTCGTTGGAGTTATTTTTTAGGGTAATTATTATGACATCATTTATGAACTGATAGCATCAAAAAAAGCTACCAATGGTAGCTTTTTAATATTGTTTTTCTGGATTAAGTTTAGGGTAAAAAACTCAAGAAATTCACGTTATATTCAGCATATGTACAATTACTACCAGTACGTAATGGTCTTGCAACGATAACAAAATCTCTCGGAGTATTTAGATACGATGCATTTATAGTACTAATTGCAGTTACACCATCAATATCAGTATCATCTGTAATAATTGTATTGTGTTTAAATCCATTATTAAAGTTATTTGTATTTAGTGGATGGGCAGTTGATGTAATAGAATTATTATCAACAGTTGAAATTAAAGGACTAAATCCTTTTGGGAAATACAATTCTATACAATGATCAACCAATATTTCATTCCAGAAAGTATTGAAAATTTGATCTCCTGGATATGGAGAAGAACAAATTTGAGAATTGTCTTCACAAGTTTTTATCGGTCGAGGAGGAGTTTGAATTCCAGGAAGAGTATTGTTTACAGCTTGATTCGAACTGCTAGATCCTGAATAGTTTTCTAATTCTTGAATAAATTTTGTTTTAAAGTTAGAACTAACATCAGGTCCTAATAACTCTTGTATAGAGACAGCATTCCTTCCTTGAAGAATTGAATACATTTCCATTCGCATCATTGGATTATTCATTATCACTCGAGTACTAATAAAAGAAACCCATTGAAGCGTTTTTTCAAAATTATCATGTACTTGTGATGTAGGTTGCACTAAACCACGAGTAACTGATTCTTGTTTGGAGTTGAAGCTGTTTTCAGGTTCAATTAATTCGGTTTCATTATTACAACTTAAGGCAATAAATAGGAGGATTAATAAAGGTTTTTTAAGATTCATTTGTACGACATTTTATCTATTTGGTAGAACGAAAATAAACGTAGAACAGAAGTGAAAAATGCTAGTGTAACCTAAAATTTCATATTCGTAATTGAAATTTTCATTTCTGTAAATGAATTTAAAAAATTTTTTGAAGCGTATATTCTTTTCTCCTTGCTGCTACTGGAATTTTTTCTCCTGTTTTTAGTATTAAAAACCCTTGTTTTTGATACTTAACAACTTTGTTCTTATTCACTATATAAGATTGGTGACAGCGCACAAATGTGTTTTCTGATAGTAATTCTTCTGTTTTCATCATAGATTTTGAAACCACAACCTTTTCAGATACATTGGTATAAAAAGTGGTGTAGTTTCCATCAGATTTACAATAAAGAATATCATCTTCATTAATTGCGAATACAGCATTTGAAGTTCTAAGAATTATACGTTTGTTGATGCCGTTGTAATAGTCGTTTGATACTTTTATAAGTTGTTCGATGTTATTGTCAGAACTCGTATTGTCAATAGCTTTTTGAACTGCTGTATTGAATTCTTCATCGTCTACAGGTTTTAGAATATAATCTAAAGCCCCAACTTTTATAGCTTTTATGGCATGAGTATCAAATCCCGTAATAAAAATTACTTGAATATTTTTGTTACTAATTTGCTTCAAAACATCGAAACCTGTTCCATCTCCTAAATCAACGTCTAATAATAATAAATCGGGATTATGTTTTTCTATTTCAACTTTAGCTTCCGCAACACTAGAGGCTTCAGAAACGATTTTAATTTCCTGAGGAAAGTTTGAGGTTAACCGATCAATTACATCTGATCTTACAAGTTTTTCATCATCAATAACAATAACGTTAATCATTCTTAGTCAATTTAAATGGGATTTTAAAAGATACTATTACACCTGTTTCATTAATGTCTAGCGAATCTTTATCTGTAATTTGTATTCCTTTTCCTGTTGATTTTTTTAAATAATCATGTATTAATTCCAACGAAGTCGATTTTTTAATATCTGAACTTTCGGATTGTAAACCACGACCATTATCTTCAATTTTACATTCAAGAAAACTTTTCTTTTGTGTAAGAGTTAATACAAGTTTCCCTTTATAATTAATGCCATTAAAACCATGTTCTATGCTGTTTTCTATCATAGGTTGAATTAGCATTGGAGGAATAAAAATAAAACTATCTTCTTCTAAATTATTCAGTTGAATATAAAATTCGAATTTATCAGGAAAACGTACTTGTTGTAATGCATAATATTCTTTTAAAGCTTTCAATTCATCTTTAAATAACACATAGTTTTGAGTTGAATTCTCCAAAATTAAGCGCAATAATCTAGAAAACTTAATCAGGTAATTTTTAGCCTTTAAAGGAGTGTCTTTAATTAAATTTTGAATGGTGTACAACGTGTTAAATGTAAAATGCGGATTCATTTGAGATCGTAACAAACGTTGTTGCATTTGCAAACTTTGTTTTTTGACTTTATACATTCGTTGTCTGTAAAAGAATATGCTTAAAATAATGAGAATTGAAACAATTATAATTAAGGTGAATAATCGTGTAATACTTTTAATTTCAATATCTTTTTTTTCGGCTAAAATTTCATTTTCCTTTTTTAGAGCTTTCTCTAAAGCAACTAAATCTTCTTTATATTTTTTTGTGTATTGATCTTTTTGGTAATTAAAGATACTATCCAGACTATTACTTAGTTTTGTTGGGTCTTTATCTGTTACAACTGCCAATTCTAATTGTTTTTGTAAGATGCTCCTTAATACAGTTTCATTACCGTTTTTAGAATTTAGATAAAAGGCAGAATCTAAATACGTGTAGGCTTTATTATATTTTTTTAAAGCAAAGTAAGCCTCAGATATATTATAGTATAATCGAGCTTTTTGATCTGCTGAAGTTCTATTTTTAGGAACTTTTTTAAGATGAGATAAACTTCTAATGAAGAAGTCTAATGAACTCTTGAATTTTTTTTCATCGAAAGTTTGAATACCATATCTGTTGTACAAATTATACTTCGTAGTT
This genomic window from Tenacibaculum sp. 190524A05c contains:
- a CDS encoding LytTR family DNA-binding domain-containing protein, coding for MINVIVIDDEKLVRSDVIDRLTSNFPQEIKIVSEASSVAEAKVEIEKHNPDLLLLDVDLGDGTGFDVLKQISNKNIQVIFITGFDTHAIKAIKVGALDYILKPVDDEEFNTAVQKAIDNTSSDNNIEQLIKVSNDYYNGINKRIILRTSNAVFAINEDDILYCKSDGNYTTFYTNVSEKVVVSKSMMKTEELLSENTFVRCHQSYIVNKNKVVKYQKQGFLILKTGEKIPVAARRKEYTLQKIF
- a CDS encoding histidine kinase, yielding MSKRFFFVVFILLCLACNDQVKDSSQAKSNLIELQQKSTKNQDSTYYFLKKGIELIKLFPELSDSLKAENNYALGSYFYAKGVMDSAAHYSHKATDFSADSLQYDREIDYFYQSWYVYYSQGKYGDCISIVDKLESLLDDKDYNNQVFVNYLYENTYKANEDFKQAILYNKKQINAYSNIPNTVPSIREAVIFQSEYEYQLKNKKRAYKLLDSLLNIESRLNETTKYNLYNRYGIQTFDEKKFKSSLDFFIRSLSHLKKVPKNRTSADQKARLYYNISEAYFALKKYNKAYTYLDSAFYLNSKNGNETVLRSILQKQLELAVVTDKDPTKLSNSLDSIFNYQKDQYTKKYKEDLVALEKALKKENEILAEKKDIEIKSITRLFTLIIIVSILIILSIFFYRQRMYKVKKQSLQMQQRLLRSQMNPHFTFNTLYTIQNLIKDTPLKAKNYLIKFSRLLRLILENSTQNYVLFKDELKALKEYYALQQVRFPDKFEFYIQLNNLEEDSFIFIPPMLIQPMIENSIEHGFNGINYKGKLVLTLTQKKSFLECKIEDNGRGLQSESSDIKKSTSLELIHDYLKKSTGKGIQITDKDSLDINETGVIVSFKIPFKLTKND